In Malus sylvestris chromosome 2, drMalSylv7.2, whole genome shotgun sequence, the genomic stretch aaagataaataaacatTGGTTTAGAAATTAGGAACTGCACCAagcaagaaatcaaagatataagtaaATGTTATGTTGAGAACTAAAAGCAGGCATGGTGTGAACAATTCTTCACGAGGGTATATCCAGTAGGtgaggcagaggaagaagaaaaatagtaaaatccttgaaggaaactttttttttttctttcggcggAGAGAAATGAGAAAATGTTTTAGGGTTAGAGAGTTGTGCTGATAACgtattataaataggcaaaagttagagaaatAACCTTTGCTAAGAGCAAGAGTGAAGCATATGTAATATATCACACTGTTTTGTTTATTAACTATGATTGCAGgtaaaagaaaaataggagAATGCAGAAAATATTCTAACTTATCTTTCTTCTCTTATTGCTTTTTGTATCCGTGTGTTTTGAACACTCGTAGTTGCTCTACCTTGAAAACTTACAAAAACTTCACTATTTAGCATATGAATCTTTACCGTATACATGTGAGTAAACATACTCACTATTTACAACATAAGTGACAAATTTTGTTAGGGCCCCCCTCAACGTCCCCCCCCCGGGCCGCcgcccccaaaaaaaaaaaaacacgaccCCAACTTAATTTCCATTTTCCATATGTCATATTATCTCCTCCTCTCTGTCTAATACACACAATAGACTGAGTATTTTTCATGGCTCTATCTTCGGGCATTACTCAAATCTTCTTATGCAGGCAGTCAAGTGGTTTGACGGTCAAGAGTTGCTCAAGTAATAGTGATAGCAAAACAAGCTCATCCCAAATCCAGACGAAGAAGAAGCCGTGCTTGAGATGCAGCACCCTTTACTCAGACCACGACAATTCCCCTACTGCTTGCTCCTTCCACGGCCACACTACTGGTAATTATAATCTTCATACCACAATCATCCACATGTTAATTTCCCCTTTCAGTTTCTCACCCACATGTTAATTGGGATCTTGTGGGCTTTTACTAAAAGCGTGTTTCCTTTTGATTGATTGACATCAATATCGATAATACAAAGACTAACCAAATTTAGgaaaatgatttccgcacaTTATTTTTTCGCACTATGCATatactatttctttttcttctagcAATTGGATTAGATTATACAATTCAAAGGAGAATTAAGCGCTAAAATTAAGACGGTGTGCAAAAGGAGAAAATAAGTGTCATAAATCACTTTCCTAGCATCTCCAGCAACGTGAGCTTGAATTCGgttaaatttaaaatcaaattacGTAAACGTTATCGTCTCTAGTTCTGGGTAACATGGATATTACACAATATTTAGTTATTTGGTCAATTTTTCTAATGGGATTGAATCATTAAGGGAGATAGAGAAAAATAGAACAAGATTTGACCAAAAGTTATTTTCTTAGTTTCGGATCGTGCTTAAATCTCTATGTTGATAATTGGATATGGTTTTGTAGGGGAGAAAGGATTATTTGCTCTAGCTCCACCACACCAAGGGATTGATGGAGAGTGGAGTGACAAGTCTGGAGTAATTGTGTACAAATGGAATGAGAAGAACAAGAGACCAAACACTGGAAGTGGGAATTGGAAGAAGAGATGGAGCTGCTGTCAAGAGTATGATGAAAATGCCACACCTTGTCAAAAGGGATGGCATGTTTCCTATGATGATGGCTTCACTTTGTATTAGCCACGGTTGAATTtgctttaaataattaaatgtatcattttttaatataaaatttggtaaATAGTTTATAAAtcacaatctttgttttttaatttttttttcctgaatATTTAACTTTGCTTTGATGGGTGAAAGTTGATGTGCCGCGTTGCTCCGTCAAGGCTTTCGCCCATTGCAAAAAATTCCCCACTAGGGCCTCCAGTCGGAGTATGGCCTGTGTCTCAGTCTCAGTGTGGCTGATCATTCTCCTGGAACAGCTAAATGATCATCGCCTTGGTAAGCTAGTGGCTCACCACTAGATAGACAGACGCGAGCCCTTCGTTGGGTGGATTCCTCCTTTTGCTCATCAGTCTATGGGTATTAGAAGCCGTTTCCAGCTGAATTTTAGACATATAGGTTTGTTTCGTAAAAAATGCGGTTCTTTAGACTCAATTGATGTATTCAGTCTCAGCAactcatatttttcttgattcaaTTCGGACAGTTCAGAAAAAGCACTTTACATCCCAGTGCTTCTAATCAGTACAATTTGACTTGTTCTGGTTTCTACTTGTGCAGGACAGTAACAATTTTTTACGAGAAAACTTGTATTCCAAGTCACATTAGGTAGGAAGCACAACTCATTTCATAATAGCATGGAACTTCTTAACGCGCAGAAGAAGCTATAAATTC encodes the following:
- the LOC126599590 gene encoding uncharacterized protein LOC126599590 translates to MALSSGITQIFLCRQSSGLTVKSCSSNSDSKTSSSQIQTKKKPCLRCSTLYSDHDNSPTACSFHGHTTGEKGLFALAPPHQGIDGEWSDKSGVIVYKWNEKNKRPNTGSGNWKKRWSCCQEYDENATPCQKGWHVSYDDGFTLY